The Streptomyces sp. NL15-2K genome contains a region encoding:
- a CDS encoding acyltransferase domain-containing protein, producing MGRRLLAEEPVFAAAVEKLDPQLAAECGLSLYDQLASGDGLDRLEVAQPVLFGLQLALAELWRAHGVEPAAVIGHSMGEVAAAVCAGALDVADAARVIAVRARLLSGLSGGAMAVVDLEDAELDALPRDFPGVHVAVHSSPRQKVVTGEETTVNRLVRRLAEQGRAARAMRVVGAGHSPQVDALLPELTEAMSGIRGRPPRVPVYSTVLDDPRGDCVFDATHWAANLRRPVRLDRAIAAAAADGHSAFLEISPHPVLTRAVVDTVPDALAVGTLGRDADGAAAFVHRLGTLYAAGGRPPLPPGRVIDLPGPRWRHVRHWWTDGRAATATGDRRTGPTDRTDPTGRTGRTGRTGRTGRTGRTGRTGRTGRTADATSVLARLSHHISTVTGHPPTRITAGTAPADLGLDSLMAVRIRTALEREFGIELPLRDLLGAATVADAATRIQRALTARTTDEGSPLRTLRATGSRPPLFLVHAAGGSTDVYRALAERLGEDRPVYGLERVEEARTVPEKARRYAEAVAAVHPDGPCLLGGWSFGGFVAQETARHLTAAGRDVELVVLVDSVRPLPQPGRTRADRIRAHLAGFARHVADTYGARLELPYDDLVAMDDDGDRIDAVLRALREVADVPPAALEHQRASYLDMRIGEAHSPGDHDGRVVLFRATEPAPHTVRDPAYERDDEALGWDEVCPRLEVVPVPGHHLSLLDPPHVDEIAVHLRRVLTEQAR from the coding sequence ATGGGACGGCGGCTGCTGGCCGAGGAGCCGGTGTTCGCCGCCGCGGTGGAGAAGCTCGACCCGCAGCTGGCCGCCGAGTGCGGCCTGTCCCTGTACGACCAGCTGGCCTCCGGTGACGGTCTCGACCGCCTGGAGGTGGCCCAACCGGTCCTGTTCGGGCTCCAGTTGGCGCTCGCCGAGCTGTGGCGTGCCCACGGCGTGGAGCCCGCCGCCGTGATCGGCCACTCCATGGGTGAGGTGGCCGCCGCCGTGTGCGCGGGTGCCCTGGACGTGGCGGACGCGGCCCGTGTCATCGCCGTACGGGCCCGGCTGCTCAGCGGGCTGAGCGGTGGCGCCATGGCCGTCGTCGACCTGGAGGACGCCGAACTGGACGCCCTGCCACGGGACTTCCCGGGTGTGCACGTCGCCGTCCACTCCTCGCCCCGGCAGAAGGTCGTCACCGGCGAGGAGACCACCGTGAACCGACTGGTGCGACGGCTGGCGGAACAGGGCCGGGCCGCGCGGGCCATGCGGGTGGTCGGCGCGGGGCACTCGCCGCAGGTCGACGCGCTGCTGCCGGAGCTGACCGAGGCGATGTCCGGCATACGGGGCCGGCCGCCGCGAGTTCCCGTCTACTCCACCGTCCTGGACGATCCGCGTGGCGACTGCGTGTTCGACGCCACCCACTGGGCCGCCAACCTGCGGCGGCCCGTGCGCCTGGACCGGGCGATCGCCGCGGCCGCGGCCGACGGGCACTCCGCCTTCCTGGAGATCTCGCCCCACCCGGTCCTGACGCGGGCCGTCGTCGACACCGTCCCCGACGCGCTCGCCGTCGGCACACTGGGCCGCGACGCGGACGGGGCCGCCGCGTTCGTCCACCGGCTGGGCACGCTGTACGCCGCGGGCGGGCGCCCGCCGCTCCCGCCCGGCCGGGTCATCGACCTGCCCGGGCCGCGCTGGCGGCACGTGCGGCACTGGTGGACGGACGGCCGTGCGGCCACCGCGACCGGTGACCGACGGACCGGGCCGACGGATCGTACGGACCCGACGGGCCGGACGGGCCGGACGGGCCGGACGGGCCGGACGGGCCGGACGGGCCGGACGGGCCGGACGGGCCGGACGGGCCGGACGGCGGATGCCACCTCCGTCCTCGCCCGCCTGAGCCACCACATCAGCACCGTCACCGGACATCCGCCGACCCGCATCACCGCCGGTACCGCGCCGGCCGATCTGGGCCTGGACTCGCTGATGGCCGTCCGCATCCGCACGGCCCTGGAGCGCGAGTTCGGGATCGAACTGCCCCTGCGGGACCTGCTCGGCGCGGCCACCGTCGCCGACGCGGCCACCCGCATCCAACGGGCACTCACCGCGAGGACCACGGACGAGGGCTCTCCGCTGCGGACGCTGCGCGCCACCGGCTCCCGGCCTCCGCTCTTCCTCGTCCACGCCGCCGGCGGATCGACCGACGTCTACCGGGCGCTGGCGGAACGTCTGGGGGAGGACCGGCCGGTGTACGGACTGGAGCGCGTGGAAGAGGCGCGCACCGTGCCGGAGAAGGCCCGCCGCTACGCCGAGGCCGTCGCCGCCGTCCACCCCGACGGGCCCTGTCTGCTGGGTGGTTGGTCCTTCGGCGGCTTCGTCGCCCAGGAGACCGCACGGCACCTGACCGCCGCCGGGCGGGACGTGGAGCTGGTGGTACTCGTCGACTCCGTACGGCCCCTCCCCCAGCCCGGCCGTACCCGGGCCGACCGGATCCGCGCCCACCTCGCGGGCTTCGCCCGGCACGTCGCCGACACCTACGGCGCCCGGCTGGAGTTGCCGTACGACGACCTGGTGGCGATGGACGACGACGGCGACCGTATCGACGCCGTGCTGCGCGCCCTACGCGAGGTCGCCGACGTTCCGCCCGCCGCGCTGGAGCATCAGCGCGCCTCCTACCTCGACATGCGGATCGGCGAAGCCCACTCGCCGGGTGACCACGACGGCCGGGTGGTGCTGTTCCGGGCCACCGAACCCGCGCCGCACACCGTGCGCGACCCGGCGTACGAGCGGGACGACGAGGCGCTCGGCTGGGACGAGGTGTGCCCGCGCCTGGAGGTCGTGCCGGTGCCCGGGCACCATCTGTCGCTGCTCGACCCGCCGCACGTCGACGAGATCGCCGTACATCTGCGGCGCGTGCTCACCGAGCAGGCCCGCTGA
- a CDS encoding cutinase family protein, which produces MRIRLCLAALSLVGGAGLATLSAPTASAAPCSDIDVVAARGTFEPGRLGLIVGDPVFSALEKKLTGKTVSSYAVDYPADLSLTSAAQGNRDLVNHVNSQAANCPNQRFILVGYSQGANVVDNSIGISSAGAVVGSPIVATLPAAVEPKVAAVLLFGNPIRALGKSVTGTYQSRTFDICAQGDPVCERGGGDTGAHLSYRDDAEAAATFAAGKV; this is translated from the coding sequence ATGCGTATCCGCTTGTGCCTCGCCGCGCTCTCGCTGGTCGGCGGAGCCGGACTGGCCACCCTCTCGGCGCCCACGGCGTCGGCCGCTCCCTGCTCGGACATCGACGTCGTCGCGGCCCGCGGCACCTTCGAACCGGGCAGGCTCGGCCTGATAGTGGGCGACCCGGTGTTCTCCGCCCTGGAAAAGAAACTGACCGGCAAAACCGTCTCCAGCTACGCGGTGGACTATCCCGCCGACCTTTCCCTGACCTCGGCCGCGCAGGGCAACAGGGACCTGGTGAACCACGTCAACAGCCAGGCGGCGAACTGCCCGAATCAGCGTTTCATTCTGGTGGGCTATTCGCAGGGCGCGAACGTCGTCGACAATTCCATCGGCATCAGCAGTGCCGGCGCGGTGGTCGGCAGCCCGATCGTGGCCACCCTTCCCGCCGCGGTCGAACCGAAGGTCGCGGCCGTGCTGTTGTTCGGCAATCCGATCCGGGCCCTCGGCAAGAGCGTCACCGGCACCTACCAGAGCCGCACCTTCGACATCTGCGCCCAGGGCGACCCCGTCTGCGAGCGCGGCGGGGGTGACACGGGAGCGCACCTGAGCTACCGGGACGACGCCGAAGCGGCGGCCACCTTCGCCGCGGGCAAGGTCTGA
- a CDS encoding YegS/Rv2252/BmrU family lipid kinase encodes MRKFTAVVNPTAGGSTGAATLLGVARLLREAGAELETEYSRSLTHAKDLARQAGERGRVVLAVGGDGITGGVGGALSGTGTLFGIVPAGRGNDFARALGLPADPADLARILLHNEPRPVDTIELHSAVHDRTVVLGSVYAGVDAVANRHANSAKLLRGTASYYAGGLRAVTTWRPVRYRVTVDGVEHPHTGYTVVAANSRYYGSGRSIAPDARVDDGLLDVVMIAEAPRRLFFALMNELRTGAHVHRPQVRILRGREIHIEADRAVPYGADGEVGAHLPVTAKVLPAALSVLH; translated from the coding sequence ATGCGAAAGTTCACCGCGGTCGTCAACCCCACGGCGGGCGGATCCACCGGAGCCGCGACGCTGCTCGGAGTGGCGCGCCTGCTCCGGGAGGCCGGCGCCGAACTCGAGACCGAGTACAGCCGCAGCCTGACCCACGCCAAGGACCTGGCCCGGCAGGCCGGGGAGCGGGGACGGGTGGTACTCGCCGTCGGCGGCGACGGCATCACCGGAGGCGTCGGCGGAGCCCTCAGCGGCACCGGCACACTGTTCGGCATCGTCCCCGCAGGCCGCGGCAACGACTTCGCCCGGGCACTCGGACTGCCCGCCGACCCGGCCGACCTGGCCCGCATCCTGCTCCACAACGAGCCGCGCCCCGTCGACACCATCGAACTCCACTCGGCCGTCCACGATCGCACGGTCGTCCTCGGCAGCGTGTACGCCGGTGTCGACGCGGTCGCCAACCGCCACGCCAACAGCGCGAAACTCCTGCGCGGCACCGCCTCCTACTACGCGGGCGGACTGCGGGCCGTCACCACCTGGCGTCCGGTGCGCTACCGGGTCACGGTCGACGGCGTGGAGCACCCGCACACCGGCTACACGGTGGTGGCCGCCAACTCCCGCTACTACGGCTCGGGTCGCAGCATCGCCCCCGACGCCCGCGTGGACGACGGCCTCCTGGACGTCGTGATGATCGCCGAGGCGCCGCGTCGGTTGTTCTTCGCCCTGATGAACGAGCTCAGGACCGGCGCCCACGTCCACCGGCCCCAAGTGCGCATCCTGCGCGGCAGGGAGATCCACATCGAGGCCGACCGCGCGGTGCCCTACGGCGCCGACGGCGAGGTCGGGGCCCACCTCCCCGTCACCGCCAAGGTGCTGCCCGCAGCGCTCAGCGTGCTGCACTGA